One window of the Misgurnus anguillicaudatus chromosome 8, ASM2758022v2, whole genome shotgun sequence genome contains the following:
- the ube3a gene encoding ubiquitin-protein ligase E3A isoform X2 gives MNHKDLQPSREDFRDLNYLTEEKVYEILSICSETGDYSPLIRVIGRVFSSAESLVQSFREAKQHTKEELKSLQAKDEDKDEDEKETASGSSTAMEVEPEASASSSDGSSHGENNVQKLDRVEVTVDIDAVRRVYERLLSNEKIEAAFLNALVYLSPNVECDLTYHNVYNADPNYLNVFIIVMENSNLHSPEYLEIALPQFCKAMSKLPLPALAKLARLWSQYGAEHIRRLVETFQQLITYTVISNEFSSDNLVNEDDGVVAATKCLKIVYYANVLGGDLDTGHNEDEEEEPLPESSELTLQELLGEERRNKKGPRVDPLETELGIRASDCRKPLISFEEFINEPLNDVLEMDKDYTFFKVETESKFSFMTCPFILNAVTKNLGLYYDNRIRMYSERRITALYSLVQGQQLNPYLRLKVRRDHVIDDALVRLEMIAMENPADLKKQLYVEFEGEQGVDEGGVSKEFFQLVVEELFNPDIGMFTYDESTKLFWFNPSSFENEGQFTLIGIVLGLAIYNNCILDVHFPMVVYRKLMGKKGTFRDLADSHPVLYQSLKDLQEYEGNVEEDMMITFQISQTDLFGNPLMYDLKEGGDKIPVTNESRKEFVALYAEYMLNKSVEKQFKAFRRGFHMVTNESPLKYLFRPEEIELLICGSRNLDFQALEDSTEYDGGYNKDSHCIRDFWETVHSFGPEQKRLFLQFTTGTDRAPVGGLGKLKMIIAKNGPDSDRLPTSHTCFNVLLLPEYSTKEKLRERLLKAITYAKGFGML, from the exons ATGAACCATAAGGACCTGCAACCCTCGAGGGAGGACTTTAGAG ATCTGAATTACTTGACTGAGGAGAAGGTGTACGAAATCCTGAGCATCTGTAGTGAGACCGGGGACTATTCTCCTCTAATCCGAGTCATCGGTAGGGTTTTCTCCAGCGCCGAGAGCCTGGTCCAGAGTTTCCGTGAGGCAAAACAACACACAAAGGAGGAGCTCAAGTCCCTCCAGGCCAAGGATGAAGACAAGGATGAAGATGAGAAAGAGACGGCGTCCGGCTCATCCACAGCCATGGAGGTTGAACCCGAAGCCTCTGCGTCAAGCTCAGACGGGTCATCTCACGGGGAAAACAACGTTCAAAAGTTGGACCGTGTAGAAGTTACTGTAGACATTGATGCAGTAAGAAGAGTGTACGAAAGACTGTTATCGAACGAGAAGATCGAAGCGGCATTCCTCAACGCGTTAGTCTACTTGTCGCCCAATGTAGAATGTGACCTCACCTATCACAATGTGTACAACGCCGACCCTAATTACCTGAATGTCTTCATTATCGTCATGGAGAACAGTAACCTCCACAGTCCAGAATACCTAGAGATCGCCCTCCCGCAGTTCTGCAAGGCCATGAGCAAGCTACCTCTTCCTGCTCTGGCCAAGCTGGCCCGGTTGTGGTCACAATACGGTGCAGAACATATCCGTCGTCTGGTCGAGACCTTCCAACAACTTATAACTTACACGGTCATCAGCAACGAGTTCAGCAGCGACAACTTGGTCAACGAGGACGATGGTGTGGTGGCGGCCACCAAGTGCTTGAAAATCGTCTACTATGCAAATGTTCTGGGCGGCGACCTGGACACCGGTCACAACGAGGATGAGGAAGAAGAACCGCTCCCGGAGTCCAGCGAGCTGACCCTGCAGGAGCTACTAGGAGAGGAAAGACGCAATAAGAAAGGCCCACGCGTGGACCCGCTGGAGACAGAACTGGGCATCCGTGCCTCGGACTGTCGAAAGCCCCTTATCTCCTTCGAGGAGTTTATCAATGAACCACTTAATGATGTGCTGGAAATGGACAAAGACTACACCTTCTTCAAGGTGGAGACAGAAAGCAAGTTCTCCTTTATGACCTGCCCGTTCATTCTTAACGCTGTGACAAAAAATCTTGGTCTGTACTATGACAACCGAATCCGAATGTACAGTGAACGTAGGATTACTGCCCTCTACAGTTTGGTGCAGGGACAGCAACTGAACCCCTATCTGCGATTAAAAGTGCGCAGAGACCACGTTATAGATGATGCACTTGTCAGG CTGGAGATGATTGCTATGGAAAACCCAGCAGACCTGAAAAAACAGCTGTATGTGGAGTTTGAAGGAGAACAAGGAGTCGACGAAGGAGGCGTATCTAAAGAGTTTTTTCAACTGGTTGTGGAGGAGCTCTTTAACCCAGATATAG GCATGTTTACCTATGATGAAAGCACAAAACTTTTCTGGTTCAACCCTTCATCTTTTGAAAACGAAGGCCAGTTCACTTTGATAGGCATCGTTTTGGGCCTAGCTATCTACAATAATTGCATTCTCGACGTGCACTTCCCTATGGTGGTTTACAGAAAACTAATGGGAAAGAAAGGAACGTTTCGAGACCTTGCAGACTCTCATCCG GTTCTTTATCAGAGTCTAAAAGATCTCCAGGAGTATGAAGGTAACGTGGAAGAAGATATGATGATTACCTTCCAGATCTCTCAGACAGACCTGTTTGGAAACCCACTCATGTATGATTTAAAGGAAGGTGGTGACAAAATTCCTGTTACCAATGAAAGCAGAAAG GAGTTTGTGGCACTCTATGCGGAGTACATGCTGAACAAAAGTGTAGAGAAGCAGTTCAAAGCCTTCAGAAGAGGATTCCACATGGTCACAAATGAATCCCCATTGAAGTATCTGTTTCGACCGGAAGAAATCGAGCTGCTTATATGTGGGA GCAGGAATCTTGACTTTCAAGCACTTGAAGACAGCACAGAATATGATGGTGGATACAACAAAGACTCCCACTGTATTAG AGATTTCTGGGAAACGGTGCACTCGTTTGGACCGGAGCAGAAGAGGCTGTTTCTACAGTTCACCACTGGCACAGACAGAGCTCCAGTTGGAGGCTTGGGCAAACTCAAAATGATTATTGCCAAAAACGGTCCTGACTCAGACAG
- the ube3a gene encoding ubiquitin-protein ligase E3A isoform X1, giving the protein MKRAAAKHLIERYYHQLTEGCGNEACTNEACGSSPGFQRMDNNAAAIKALELYKNNAKLCDPHPSKKGASSAFPENSAKGAHNFSACSNGKMNHKDLQPSREDFRDLNYLTEEKVYEILSICSETGDYSPLIRVIGRVFSSAESLVQSFREAKQHTKEELKSLQAKDEDKDEDEKETASGSSTAMEVEPEASASSSDGSSHGENNVQKLDRVEVTVDIDAVRRVYERLLSNEKIEAAFLNALVYLSPNVECDLTYHNVYNADPNYLNVFIIVMENSNLHSPEYLEIALPQFCKAMSKLPLPALAKLARLWSQYGAEHIRRLVETFQQLITYTVISNEFSSDNLVNEDDGVVAATKCLKIVYYANVLGGDLDTGHNEDEEEEPLPESSELTLQELLGEERRNKKGPRVDPLETELGIRASDCRKPLISFEEFINEPLNDVLEMDKDYTFFKVETESKFSFMTCPFILNAVTKNLGLYYDNRIRMYSERRITALYSLVQGQQLNPYLRLKVRRDHVIDDALVRLEMIAMENPADLKKQLYVEFEGEQGVDEGGVSKEFFQLVVEELFNPDIGMFTYDESTKLFWFNPSSFENEGQFTLIGIVLGLAIYNNCILDVHFPMVVYRKLMGKKGTFRDLADSHPVLYQSLKDLQEYEGNVEEDMMITFQISQTDLFGNPLMYDLKEGGDKIPVTNESRKEFVALYAEYMLNKSVEKQFKAFRRGFHMVTNESPLKYLFRPEEIELLICGSRNLDFQALEDSTEYDGGYNKDSHCIRDFWETVHSFGPEQKRLFLQFTTGTDRAPVGGLGKLKMIIAKNGPDSDRLPTSHTCFNVLLLPEYSTKEKLRERLLKAITYAKGFGML; this is encoded by the exons gaagcgagcggctGCAAAGCATTTAATTGAGCGCTACTACCACCAGTTAACAGAGGGCTGTGGAAATGAGGCCTGCACGAATGAGGCTTGTGGCTCTTCTCCGGGTTTCCAGCGCATGGATAACAATGCAGCGGCCATCAAGGCCCTGGAGTTGTATAAGAATAACGCCAAACTGTGTGATCCTCATCCCTCTAAGAAAGGAGCCAGTTCAGCCTTCCCAGAGAACAGTGCCAAAGGAGCTCACAACTTCTCTGCGTGCAGCAACGGGAAGATGAACCATAAGGACCTGCAACCCTCGAGGGAGGACTTTAGAG ATCTGAATTACTTGACTGAGGAGAAGGTGTACGAAATCCTGAGCATCTGTAGTGAGACCGGGGACTATTCTCCTCTAATCCGAGTCATCGGTAGGGTTTTCTCCAGCGCCGAGAGCCTGGTCCAGAGTTTCCGTGAGGCAAAACAACACACAAAGGAGGAGCTCAAGTCCCTCCAGGCCAAGGATGAAGACAAGGATGAAGATGAGAAAGAGACGGCGTCCGGCTCATCCACAGCCATGGAGGTTGAACCCGAAGCCTCTGCGTCAAGCTCAGACGGGTCATCTCACGGGGAAAACAACGTTCAAAAGTTGGACCGTGTAGAAGTTACTGTAGACATTGATGCAGTAAGAAGAGTGTACGAAAGACTGTTATCGAACGAGAAGATCGAAGCGGCATTCCTCAACGCGTTAGTCTACTTGTCGCCCAATGTAGAATGTGACCTCACCTATCACAATGTGTACAACGCCGACCCTAATTACCTGAATGTCTTCATTATCGTCATGGAGAACAGTAACCTCCACAGTCCAGAATACCTAGAGATCGCCCTCCCGCAGTTCTGCAAGGCCATGAGCAAGCTACCTCTTCCTGCTCTGGCCAAGCTGGCCCGGTTGTGGTCACAATACGGTGCAGAACATATCCGTCGTCTGGTCGAGACCTTCCAACAACTTATAACTTACACGGTCATCAGCAACGAGTTCAGCAGCGACAACTTGGTCAACGAGGACGATGGTGTGGTGGCGGCCACCAAGTGCTTGAAAATCGTCTACTATGCAAATGTTCTGGGCGGCGACCTGGACACCGGTCACAACGAGGATGAGGAAGAAGAACCGCTCCCGGAGTCCAGCGAGCTGACCCTGCAGGAGCTACTAGGAGAGGAAAGACGCAATAAGAAAGGCCCACGCGTGGACCCGCTGGAGACAGAACTGGGCATCCGTGCCTCGGACTGTCGAAAGCCCCTTATCTCCTTCGAGGAGTTTATCAATGAACCACTTAATGATGTGCTGGAAATGGACAAAGACTACACCTTCTTCAAGGTGGAGACAGAAAGCAAGTTCTCCTTTATGACCTGCCCGTTCATTCTTAACGCTGTGACAAAAAATCTTGGTCTGTACTATGACAACCGAATCCGAATGTACAGTGAACGTAGGATTACTGCCCTCTACAGTTTGGTGCAGGGACAGCAACTGAACCCCTATCTGCGATTAAAAGTGCGCAGAGACCACGTTATAGATGATGCACTTGTCAGG CTGGAGATGATTGCTATGGAAAACCCAGCAGACCTGAAAAAACAGCTGTATGTGGAGTTTGAAGGAGAACAAGGAGTCGACGAAGGAGGCGTATCTAAAGAGTTTTTTCAACTGGTTGTGGAGGAGCTCTTTAACCCAGATATAG GCATGTTTACCTATGATGAAAGCACAAAACTTTTCTGGTTCAACCCTTCATCTTTTGAAAACGAAGGCCAGTTCACTTTGATAGGCATCGTTTTGGGCCTAGCTATCTACAATAATTGCATTCTCGACGTGCACTTCCCTATGGTGGTTTACAGAAAACTAATGGGAAAGAAAGGAACGTTTCGAGACCTTGCAGACTCTCATCCG GTTCTTTATCAGAGTCTAAAAGATCTCCAGGAGTATGAAGGTAACGTGGAAGAAGATATGATGATTACCTTCCAGATCTCTCAGACAGACCTGTTTGGAAACCCACTCATGTATGATTTAAAGGAAGGTGGTGACAAAATTCCTGTTACCAATGAAAGCAGAAAG GAGTTTGTGGCACTCTATGCGGAGTACATGCTGAACAAAAGTGTAGAGAAGCAGTTCAAAGCCTTCAGAAGAGGATTCCACATGGTCACAAATGAATCCCCATTGAAGTATCTGTTTCGACCGGAAGAAATCGAGCTGCTTATATGTGGGA GCAGGAATCTTGACTTTCAAGCACTTGAAGACAGCACAGAATATGATGGTGGATACAACAAAGACTCCCACTGTATTAG AGATTTCTGGGAAACGGTGCACTCGTTTGGACCGGAGCAGAAGAGGCTGTTTCTACAGTTCACCACTGGCACAGACAGAGCTCCAGTTGGAGGCTTGGGCAAACTCAAAATGATTATTGCCAAAAACGGTCCTGACTCAGACAG